From the Helicoverpa armigera isolate CAAS_96S chromosome 16, ASM3070526v1, whole genome shotgun sequence genome, one window contains:
- the LOC110384470 gene encoding fasciclin-2 isoform X7 has translation MRTQTFSVLKRDKMRSKRSRATGVVALAVLLATITGCSAQTLRIFPMQKQQTVAVGKSVVLTCQVDAPDPALVTQPQWKDPKGFVINEAAAGTRPEIYTEPMPAKQLQLLYISSITTAMAGNYTCVATYTNMPLSASVVLDTFIAITWTNANENQYATKGKDFKIMCEVTAEPAPSVDWFKEGNPVVTGDRYVIHANGLMIKGVEESDDGTYTCRAVVIQTGELAERNIKLEVYTAPEMEEREPRVEIKEGESAAISCKARGKPLPTYSWIKASTRENLASTSRFSVNENTGLLTIDRVEAGDYGKYICSAVNQAGQNETEIEVEVLVKPRIFELFNTTAPEKQEGRLECKATGRPAPRISFRKLSNPDRFLNGPNDDGRITIETSSRQTGDQMESSGVITITKLNRTDDGLYECFAENAGGEARKNGHLTVHFKPTFEHMPTVPIWSWNSRPANLSCTAESIPNATIKWRFRDTDLVETPQVKIYGSGPSSYIIITPTDRGLYGVYKCIATNTLGEAEHIIQFREAFPPGPVVQAKQETITATSVSFNIVGPAEDMGPPILAYTAQYKENGNFDWNLSQNRTWSANSPYIVENLRPMFTYDFRFAAVNRVGPGSWGAPITVIMPRRSPPEQPKWWENESPESLIHGKYADRYELRWRVPANNGEPIDMYEISYCPVLKVSGEWRIASESQCVIEELKSLEAISYEVRGLHPDTRYRMHVRAHNVLGYSLPAQLYVQTALGNPNGCPSHFRWAHTKTDVLATIIFIMFYII, from the exons GATGTTCAGCACAGACCCTAAGGATATTCCCGATGCAGAAGCAGCAGACGGTAGCAGTGGGCAAGTCAGTGGTACTCACATGTCAAGTGGACGCTCCGGACCCGGCGCTCGTTACACAACCCCAATGGAAGGACCCTAAAGGATTCGTCATTAATGAGGCCGC AGCCGGCACCCGACCCGAGATCTACACAGAACCGATGCCGGCAAAGCAGCTGCAGCTCTTATACATATCGTCGATCACCACCGCCATGGCTGGCAACTACACCTGTGTCGCCACTTACACTAACATGCCTTTGAGCGCCAGTGTCGTATTGGATACGTTCA ttgcaaTCACTTGGACAAACGCCAATGAAAATCAATACGCCACAAAGGGAAAAGATTTCAAAATCATGTGTGAAGTAACAGCTGAGCCCGCACCATCAGTTGATTGGTTCAAGGAAGGCAATCCT gtTGTAACTGGTGATAGATATGTTATTCACGCAAATGGACTAATGATCAAAGGCGTAGAAGAAAGTGATGATGGAACTTATACCTGTCGTGCTGTGGTCATTCAAACTGGTGAATTAGCTGAGAGAAACATCAAACTTGAA GTTTACACCGCACCAGAAATGGAGGAAAGGGAACCGAGAGTCGAAATCAAGGAAGGTGAAAGTGCGGCTATTTCATGTAAAGCGAGAGGAAAACCACTTCCTacttattcttggatcaaagcTTCAACACGCGAG aacttAGCAAGTACCTCTCGGTTCAGCGTCAATGAAAATACTGGACTTCTAACCATTGATCGCGTTGAAGCCGGTGATTACGGTAAATACATCTGCAGTGCTGTTAACCAAGCTGGGCAAAACGAAACAGAAATCGAAGTAGAAGTGCTGGTCAAGCCTAGAATATTTGAACTATTCAACACAACCGCCCCAGAGAAGCAAGAGGGTAGATTAGAATGTAAGGCGACCGGCCGGCCCGCGCCCCGCATTAGTTTCCGCAAATTGAGCAACCCTGACCGCTTCCTGAATGGACCTAACGACGACGGCAG GATTACGATCGAAACGAGCAGTCGACAGACTGGCGACCAGATGGAGTCTAGTGGAGTTATCACGATCACTAAATTGAATAGAACTGACGATGGCCTTTATGAATGTTTCGCTGAAAACGCCG GCGGTGAGGCAAGAAAGAATGGACATTTAACAGTTCACTTCAAGCCGACTTTCGAACACATGCCGACAGTCCCTATCTGGAGTTGGAACAGCCGTCCCGCTAATTTAAGTTGTACGGCGGAGAGTATCCCGAATGCTACCATTAAATGGAG gtTCCGTGATACAGACTTGGTAGAAACTCCCCAAGTGAAGATCTACGGCTCAGGTCCGTCCAGCTACATCATCATCACACCAACTGACCGAGGTCTATACGGCGTTTACAAATGCATTGCCACCAACACGCTGGGTGAAGCCGAACACATCATTCAGTTCAGAGAGGCTTTCCCACCGGGGCCCGTTGTTCAA GCGAAACAAGAAACAATAACAGCGACATCAGTATCATTCAATATTGTGGGGCCAGCTGAAGATATGGGCCCACCAATATTGGCCTACACAGCCCAATACAAGGAAAATGGCAATTTCGATTGGAATCTCTCCCAAAACAGGACTTGGTCTGCCAATTCGCCGTACATTGTGGAGAATTTGAGGCCGATGTTCACTTATGATTTTCGATTCGCTGCCGTGAACCGCGTCGGCCCCGGCAGCTGGGGTGCCCCGATTACAGTCATTATGCCTAGGAG ATCGCCGCCAGAGCAACCAAAATGGTGGGAAAATGAAAGCCCAGAATCGCTTATTCATGGTAAATACGCAGATAGATATGAGCTGAGATGGCGCGTACCCGCCAACAATGGCGAACCCATCGATATGTATGAGATCAGCTACTGCCCc GTGCTGAAAGTAAGTGGAGAATGGCGCATCGCATCTGAATCTCAATGCGTCATTGAGGAGCTAAAGTCCCTCGAGGCAATCAGTTACGAAGTACGTGGTCTCCACCCAGACACGCGGTACCGAATGCACGTTCGGGCACACAACGTCCTCGGATATTCCCTGCCTGCACAACTTTACGTCCAAACGGCTCTCG gtAACCCAAATGGATGTCCAAGTCATTTCAGATGGGCTCACACTAAAACGGATGTCCTAGCGACgattatatttataatgttttacataatataa
- the LOC110384470 gene encoding fasciclin-2 isoform X1, with protein sequence MRTQTFSVLKRDKMRSKRSRATGVVALAVLLATITGCSAQTLRIFPMQKQQTVAVGKSVVLTCQVDAPDPALVTQPQWKDPKGFVINEAAAGTRPEIYTEPMPAKQLQLLYISSITTAMAGNYTCVATYTNMPLSASVVLDTFIAITWTNANENQYATKGKDFKIMCEVTAEPAPSVDWFKEGNPVVTGDRYVIHANGLMIKGVEESDDGTYTCRAVVIQTGELAERNIKLEVYTAPEMEEREPRVEIKEGESAAISCKARGKPLPTYSWIKASTRENLASTSRFSVNENTGLLTIDRVEAGDYGKYICSAVNQAGQNETEIEVEVLVKPRIFELFNTTAPEKQEGRLECKATGRPAPRISFRKLSNPDRFLNGPNDDGRITIETSSRQTGDQMESSGVITITKLNRTDDGLYECFAENAGGEARKNGHLTVHFKPTFEHMPTVPIWSWNSRPANLSCTAESIPNATIKWRFRDTDLVETPQVKIYGSGPSSYIIITPTDRGLYGVYKCIATNTLGEAEHIIQFREAFPPGPVVQAKQETITATSVSFNIVGPAEDMGPPILAYTAQYKENGNFDWNLSQNRTWSANSPYIVENLRPMFTYDFRFAAVNRVGPGSWGAPITVIMPRRSPPEQPKWWENESPESLIHGKYADRYELRWRVPANNGEPIDMYEISYCPVLKVSGEWRIASESQCVIEELKSLEAISYEVRGLHPDTRYRMHVRAHNVLGYSLPAQLYVQTALGVERSGFAPPQLLSSGSIIGLALAGVFICLLIVDLLLLCFRRQGVIATLCGKRGKKHNDDEAKLGSLYGWRFPLPYCSTKPRAPPSPAPLPPPVKLVPTPTYVPTTPVDEKEPLKDTSDDAIKRNSSVEFDGHRVYATSGGPIIGKNSAV encoded by the exons GATGTTCAGCACAGACCCTAAGGATATTCCCGATGCAGAAGCAGCAGACGGTAGCAGTGGGCAAGTCAGTGGTACTCACATGTCAAGTGGACGCTCCGGACCCGGCGCTCGTTACACAACCCCAATGGAAGGACCCTAAAGGATTCGTCATTAATGAGGCCGC AGCCGGCACCCGACCCGAGATCTACACAGAACCGATGCCGGCAAAGCAGCTGCAGCTCTTATACATATCGTCGATCACCACCGCCATGGCTGGCAACTACACCTGTGTCGCCACTTACACTAACATGCCTTTGAGCGCCAGTGTCGTATTGGATACGTTCA ttgcaaTCACTTGGACAAACGCCAATGAAAATCAATACGCCACAAAGGGAAAAGATTTCAAAATCATGTGTGAAGTAACAGCTGAGCCCGCACCATCAGTTGATTGGTTCAAGGAAGGCAATCCT gtTGTAACTGGTGATAGATATGTTATTCACGCAAATGGACTAATGATCAAAGGCGTAGAAGAAAGTGATGATGGAACTTATACCTGTCGTGCTGTGGTCATTCAAACTGGTGAATTAGCTGAGAGAAACATCAAACTTGAA GTTTACACCGCACCAGAAATGGAGGAAAGGGAACCGAGAGTCGAAATCAAGGAAGGTGAAAGTGCGGCTATTTCATGTAAAGCGAGAGGAAAACCACTTCCTacttattcttggatcaaagcTTCAACACGCGAG aacttAGCAAGTACCTCTCGGTTCAGCGTCAATGAAAATACTGGACTTCTAACCATTGATCGCGTTGAAGCCGGTGATTACGGTAAATACATCTGCAGTGCTGTTAACCAAGCTGGGCAAAACGAAACAGAAATCGAAGTAGAAGTGCTGGTCAAGCCTAGAATATTTGAACTATTCAACACAACCGCCCCAGAGAAGCAAGAGGGTAGATTAGAATGTAAGGCGACCGGCCGGCCCGCGCCCCGCATTAGTTTCCGCAAATTGAGCAACCCTGACCGCTTCCTGAATGGACCTAACGACGACGGCAG GATTACGATCGAAACGAGCAGTCGACAGACTGGCGACCAGATGGAGTCTAGTGGAGTTATCACGATCACTAAATTGAATAGAACTGACGATGGCCTTTATGAATGTTTCGCTGAAAACGCCG GCGGTGAGGCAAGAAAGAATGGACATTTAACAGTTCACTTCAAGCCGACTTTCGAACACATGCCGACAGTCCCTATCTGGAGTTGGAACAGCCGTCCCGCTAATTTAAGTTGTACGGCGGAGAGTATCCCGAATGCTACCATTAAATGGAG gtTCCGTGATACAGACTTGGTAGAAACTCCCCAAGTGAAGATCTACGGCTCAGGTCCGTCCAGCTACATCATCATCACACCAACTGACCGAGGTCTATACGGCGTTTACAAATGCATTGCCACCAACACGCTGGGTGAAGCCGAACACATCATTCAGTTCAGAGAGGCTTTCCCACCGGGGCCCGTTGTTCAA GCGAAACAAGAAACAATAACAGCGACATCAGTATCATTCAATATTGTGGGGCCAGCTGAAGATATGGGCCCACCAATATTGGCCTACACAGCCCAATACAAGGAAAATGGCAATTTCGATTGGAATCTCTCCCAAAACAGGACTTGGTCTGCCAATTCGCCGTACATTGTGGAGAATTTGAGGCCGATGTTCACTTATGATTTTCGATTCGCTGCCGTGAACCGCGTCGGCCCCGGCAGCTGGGGTGCCCCGATTACAGTCATTATGCCTAGGAG ATCGCCGCCAGAGCAACCAAAATGGTGGGAAAATGAAAGCCCAGAATCGCTTATTCATGGTAAATACGCAGATAGATATGAGCTGAGATGGCGCGTACCCGCCAACAATGGCGAACCCATCGATATGTATGAGATCAGCTACTGCCCc GTGCTGAAAGTAAGTGGAGAATGGCGCATCGCATCTGAATCTCAATGCGTCATTGAGGAGCTAAAGTCCCTCGAGGCAATCAGTTACGAAGTACGTGGTCTCCACCCAGACACGCGGTACCGAATGCACGTTCGGGCACACAACGTCCTCGGATATTCCCTGCCTGCACAACTTTACGTCCAAACGGCTCTCG GCGTTGAACGATCTGGGTTCGCACCACCTCAGCTCTTGTCTAGTGGCTCGATAATTGGACTGGCACTGGCTGGAGTTTTCATCTGTCTTCTTATCGTGGACCTCCTTCTCCTGTGCTTCAGACGGCAAGGAGTCATTGCGACTCTTTGTGGCAAACGCGGCAAGAAACATAACGACGACGAAGCCAAGTTGGGAAG TCTGTACGGTTGGCGCTTCCCGCTCCCTTATTGCAGCACGAagccgcgcgcgccgccctcCCCCGCGCCCCTGCCGCCGCCGGTCAAGCTCGTGCCGACCCCTAC CTATGTACCAACCACGCCAGT GGACGAAAAGGAACCTCTCAAGGATACGAGCGATGATGCCATCAAAAGGAACTCTTCAGTGGAATTCGACGGTCACAGAGTATACGCCACTAGCGGAGGACCAATCATAGGCAAGAACTCCGCCGTCTAG
- the LOC110384470 gene encoding fasciclin-2 isoform X4, whose protein sequence is MRTQTFSVLKRDKMRSKRSRATGVVALAVLLATITGCSAQTLRIFPMQKQQTVAVGKSVVLTCQVDAPDPALVTQPQWKDPKGFVINEAAAGTRPEIYTEPMPAKQLQLLYISSITTAMAGNYTCVATYTNMPLSASVVLDTFIAITWTNANENQYATKGKDFKIMCEVTAEPAPSVDWFKEGNPVVTGDRYVIHANGLMIKGVEESDDGTYTCRAVVIQTGELAERNIKLEVYTAPEMEEREPRVEIKEGESAAISCKARGKPLPTYSWIKASTRENLASTSRFSVNENTGLLTIDRVEAGDYGKYICSAVNQAGQNETEIEVEVLVKPRIFELFNTTAPEKQEGRLECKATGRPAPRISFRKLSNPDRFLNGPNDDGRITIETSSRQTGDQMESSGVITITKLNRTDDGLYECFAENAGGEARKNGHLTVHFKPTFEHMPTVPIWSWNSRPANLSCTAESIPNATIKWRFRDTDLVETPQVKIYGSGPSSYIIITPTDRGLYGVYKCIATNTLGEAEHIIQFREAFPPGPVVQAKQETITATSVSFNIVGPAEDMGPPILAYTAQYKENGNFDWNLSQNRTWSANSPYIVENLRPMFTYDFRFAAVNRVGPGSWGAPITVIMPRRSPPEQPKWWENESPESLIHGKYADRYELRWRVPANNGEPIDMYEISYCPVLKVSGEWRIASESQCVIEELKSLEAISYEVRGLHPDTRYRMHVRAHNVLGYSLPAQLYVQTALGVERSGFAPPQLLSSGSIIGLALAGVFICLLIVDLLLLCFRRQGVIATLCGKRGKKHNDDEAKLGSTKPRAPPSPAPLPPPVKLVPTPTDEKEPLKDTSDDAIKRNSSVEFDGHRVYATSGGPIIGKNSAV, encoded by the exons GATGTTCAGCACAGACCCTAAGGATATTCCCGATGCAGAAGCAGCAGACGGTAGCAGTGGGCAAGTCAGTGGTACTCACATGTCAAGTGGACGCTCCGGACCCGGCGCTCGTTACACAACCCCAATGGAAGGACCCTAAAGGATTCGTCATTAATGAGGCCGC AGCCGGCACCCGACCCGAGATCTACACAGAACCGATGCCGGCAAAGCAGCTGCAGCTCTTATACATATCGTCGATCACCACCGCCATGGCTGGCAACTACACCTGTGTCGCCACTTACACTAACATGCCTTTGAGCGCCAGTGTCGTATTGGATACGTTCA ttgcaaTCACTTGGACAAACGCCAATGAAAATCAATACGCCACAAAGGGAAAAGATTTCAAAATCATGTGTGAAGTAACAGCTGAGCCCGCACCATCAGTTGATTGGTTCAAGGAAGGCAATCCT gtTGTAACTGGTGATAGATATGTTATTCACGCAAATGGACTAATGATCAAAGGCGTAGAAGAAAGTGATGATGGAACTTATACCTGTCGTGCTGTGGTCATTCAAACTGGTGAATTAGCTGAGAGAAACATCAAACTTGAA GTTTACACCGCACCAGAAATGGAGGAAAGGGAACCGAGAGTCGAAATCAAGGAAGGTGAAAGTGCGGCTATTTCATGTAAAGCGAGAGGAAAACCACTTCCTacttattcttggatcaaagcTTCAACACGCGAG aacttAGCAAGTACCTCTCGGTTCAGCGTCAATGAAAATACTGGACTTCTAACCATTGATCGCGTTGAAGCCGGTGATTACGGTAAATACATCTGCAGTGCTGTTAACCAAGCTGGGCAAAACGAAACAGAAATCGAAGTAGAAGTGCTGGTCAAGCCTAGAATATTTGAACTATTCAACACAACCGCCCCAGAGAAGCAAGAGGGTAGATTAGAATGTAAGGCGACCGGCCGGCCCGCGCCCCGCATTAGTTTCCGCAAATTGAGCAACCCTGACCGCTTCCTGAATGGACCTAACGACGACGGCAG GATTACGATCGAAACGAGCAGTCGACAGACTGGCGACCAGATGGAGTCTAGTGGAGTTATCACGATCACTAAATTGAATAGAACTGACGATGGCCTTTATGAATGTTTCGCTGAAAACGCCG GCGGTGAGGCAAGAAAGAATGGACATTTAACAGTTCACTTCAAGCCGACTTTCGAACACATGCCGACAGTCCCTATCTGGAGTTGGAACAGCCGTCCCGCTAATTTAAGTTGTACGGCGGAGAGTATCCCGAATGCTACCATTAAATGGAG gtTCCGTGATACAGACTTGGTAGAAACTCCCCAAGTGAAGATCTACGGCTCAGGTCCGTCCAGCTACATCATCATCACACCAACTGACCGAGGTCTATACGGCGTTTACAAATGCATTGCCACCAACACGCTGGGTGAAGCCGAACACATCATTCAGTTCAGAGAGGCTTTCCCACCGGGGCCCGTTGTTCAA GCGAAACAAGAAACAATAACAGCGACATCAGTATCATTCAATATTGTGGGGCCAGCTGAAGATATGGGCCCACCAATATTGGCCTACACAGCCCAATACAAGGAAAATGGCAATTTCGATTGGAATCTCTCCCAAAACAGGACTTGGTCTGCCAATTCGCCGTACATTGTGGAGAATTTGAGGCCGATGTTCACTTATGATTTTCGATTCGCTGCCGTGAACCGCGTCGGCCCCGGCAGCTGGGGTGCCCCGATTACAGTCATTATGCCTAGGAG ATCGCCGCCAGAGCAACCAAAATGGTGGGAAAATGAAAGCCCAGAATCGCTTATTCATGGTAAATACGCAGATAGATATGAGCTGAGATGGCGCGTACCCGCCAACAATGGCGAACCCATCGATATGTATGAGATCAGCTACTGCCCc GTGCTGAAAGTAAGTGGAGAATGGCGCATCGCATCTGAATCTCAATGCGTCATTGAGGAGCTAAAGTCCCTCGAGGCAATCAGTTACGAAGTACGTGGTCTCCACCCAGACACGCGGTACCGAATGCACGTTCGGGCACACAACGTCCTCGGATATTCCCTGCCTGCACAACTTTACGTCCAAACGGCTCTCG GCGTTGAACGATCTGGGTTCGCACCACCTCAGCTCTTGTCTAGTGGCTCGATAATTGGACTGGCACTGGCTGGAGTTTTCATCTGTCTTCTTATCGTGGACCTCCTTCTCCTGTGCTTCAGACGGCAAGGAGTCATTGCGACTCTTTGTGGCAAACGCGGCAAGAAACATAACGACGACGAAGCCAAGTTGGGAAG CACGAagccgcgcgcgccgccctcCCCCGCGCCCCTGCCGCCGCCGGTCAAGCTCGTGCCGACCCCTAC GGACGAAAAGGAACCTCTCAAGGATACGAGCGATGATGCCATCAAAAGGAACTCTTCAGTGGAATTCGACGGTCACAGAGTATACGCCACTAGCGGAGGACCAATCATAGGCAAGAACTCCGCCGTCTAG